The DNA region CCTCCACCTGTATGTAAAATATCGGCTTCTTCCGCCACTGCCGTAGCCCCGCGCCTGTATGCTCTCCGCAATTGATAAGCTATCCTCTATGGATGACATAAAGATCACCTTTATAATAGGTAACCTATTTTTTACGGTGCCTTTATATCCCTTACCATCTATATCGAGTCCCATAACCGACATGACCTCACCTACCCTATTTGACAGCTGTGCCAAGTAGGGTATAGTTTTGGTAGTCATGGACACTAAAAGGGCGGACCTTGGAAAAATCAAAGCCATGTATGATAATAGGGCATCTGGATTCATTGATTTATTCTGGAGTATAAAGACAGATAAAACACCTGATAATCTTATACCCATCATCAATGCATATATTAAGGCTTCAAGTGATATCTGTAACCTTCCAAATACGGGTATATTAGGCCCACGCCATATGATGGTCCTGCCATTTTTATTTGTAAGGCAGTTTATGATGATAAAGATGAGGGTCATCCTTAATATAAAGGCAAAACTATCCTTTATATCACCCACTGCACCTACAGATATGACAGACAACACTGTTATTATGAGGACAGTGCATAATATAACCGGATGATTGGATATGATCGTTATGGAAAACAGTGTCAGGATATATATGATAAGTGCTATAGGATGTATCTTTTGAAAAAAGAAATCTCCCGGCTTAAATATAAACATATTACCCTTCCTGCTTGAGAGGAAGTGCTATAAAGTCGCCATCATAATATATGGCTCCCGCCTTATTTTTTAACTTCTCAGGCTTATCTATAACATCTTCTATGATATTTTTTAATACATTCCCGTCCATTGCGGTAAAGAGCCACACAGGGTTTGCACCCATTCCCTGACCGGACACTAAAACTGCACCTGCATCTTTTTTATATATCTTTTTATTAGACTCTGATATATCATATCCTGTAATGCCCTGTTCACCTATTTCAGCAAACCACCCGGTCTTTTGTCTGTTCTTCATTATACCCTGCCAGTAAGCTTTGGACATAATACTGCTTACCGTATCTATTACGATGTACATATTGTCATCCACATTTAAATCCCCTGCTTCATATGCCTTTAGCCCTATATCCTTGCCGCCTTGTTTTTCCAGGTAATTCTTTAGCTCTAAGGCCTCCGCCTTAAATGCATCACCGTATAAGATGGTAACCTTAGGATCCTCGTCTCCAAATCCGTTTATAAAAGGTTGGGGAAAACATCCACACACTGCAGGGGTAAATGTGGTATCATCCCACGAATGGTAATCCCACCATATTACATCTCCTGATTTTAGCATATATTCCCCCGCGCCTGTATTTGACATTATGCCGTTTATAAAATAAAACCAATCATTCTTTTGCCTATCCTTTTCCTTTGCGCCTGTAAAGCCCGATTTTAACCCCTCTATGGCATTTACAAAACCGCCACCATATGCAACCTCAACTTCTAGATTGTCCATTAATACATCAAGGGCCGATGAATCCTTATCCAGCTTTACCGATTCATCGAATATTACCTCTTCACCAAAGTTTTGAGTAACCCGCAAGTTAACTTCCATATGATTGTAATTTGACCCATTGTATGAACATCCTAAAATAGTCATGCATAATATAAGAATAAGGATCAGACAAATTCTCTTTGCTTTTTTCATCTTCATTCCCTTCTCACATTATAAACAAGGGGCACCAAAAGGTACCCCTATTATTTTATCTTGTAGACATTTTCCTCTTCTTACCATAAATTGGATACATTAATATAGCTGCAGACATTACTGCCAATAGCATATATAGATATATGCCCTTATCTCCCGTCTTAGGACTCTTAGTCCCTGTTTTATCCTTTTGATTTGCATCTGTATTTATATCCTCATTTACCTTTTCGGTCTTTTTATCTTCCACCTTATCCTGATCCTTATCTAGGTCTTTATCCCCTTTTGGTACTGACTTAGTAATGCCTAAGCTATTCCATACCGTTTTGCCATTTTTTAAGTCATTAAGGGCGATAAATGCCTGAGATGTGGCCATTCCGTTTGATTTT from Xylanivirga thermophila includes:
- a CDS encoding energy-coupling factor transporter transmembrane component T, coding for MFIFKPGDFFFQKIHPIALIIYILTLFSITIISNHPVILCTVLIITVLSVISVGAVGDIKDSFAFILRMTLIFIIINCLTNKNGRTIIWRGPNIPVFGRLQISLEALIYALMMGIRLSGVLSVFILQNKSMNPDALLSYMALIFPRSALLVSMTTKTIPYLAQLSNRVGEVMSVMGLDIDGKGYKGTVKNRLPIIKVIFMSSIEDSLSIAESIQARGYGSGGRSRYFTYRWRMRDTVVLASSIWAIISFIILARSGGIFYRYYPRLGKIVSFKQNIHVYINLLIGLSIPAFMGWGWRYCRYLKYRI
- a CDS encoding DUF4430 domain-containing protein, with the translated sequence MKKAKRICLILILILCMTILGCSYNGSNYNHMEVNLRVTQNFGEEVIFDESVKLDKDSSALDVLMDNLEVEVAYGGGFVNAIEGLKSGFTGAKEKDRQKNDWFYFINGIMSNTGAGEYMLKSGDVIWWDYHSWDDTTFTPAVCGCFPQPFINGFGDEDPKVTILYGDAFKAEALELKNYLEKQGGKDIGLKAYEAGDLNVDDNMYIVIDTVSSIMSKAYWQGIMKNRQKTGWFAEIGEQGITGYDISESNKKIYKKDAGAVLVSGQGMGANPVWLFTAMDGNVLKNIIEDVIDKPEKLKNKAGAIYYDGDFIALPLKQEG